The following are encoded in a window of Methylocystis rosea genomic DNA:
- a CDS encoding DUF2793 domain-containing protein, which yields MTQTTHLALPFIEAAQAQKHVTHNEALALIDALTQLAVSARNVTSPPATPAEGDRVLIGAGATDAFAGKSDQIATFLAGGWTFLSAQAGWRAYVEAESLLLLYDGAGWIDCGLSLRQLQDLALLGIGATADGANPLLAKLNATLFTAKSVGEGGSGDLRFALNKESAAKTVSQLYQSNYSARAETGLTGDDNFHVKVSPDGAAWKESIVVDSATGEVAFPSGGPTKVRVFASSGSYTPTPGLRFAEVLLFGAGGGGGSGARTASGAAASGGAGGGGGGLARARFTAAQIGASKAVAIGAGGTGGAAQTTNSTNGNAGSAGGVTTFGTLLHAGAGGGGAGGQIGGASGGGGAGSQASSGLPGSGGTGGVGSFGVGSGGSGAVGAAGSHVFGGGGGGGCNAAGSTAATGGSCLYNGPSGGGAGGGITAANAVANGGAGGAVYVAGLPVIGAAGIAAGVVNGGVGGSWVASAGPFEQGGGGGGGGASSLTGPGAGGAGGLAGGGGGGGGSVQNGANSGAGGSGGDGYALIFEFF from the coding sequence ATGACGCAAACCACGCATCTTGCGTTGCCTTTCATCGAGGCGGCGCAAGCGCAAAAACACGTCACGCATAATGAAGCTCTGGCGCTGATCGACGCGCTGACGCAGCTTGCGGTCTCTGCGCGAAACGTGACGTCGCCGCCCGCGACGCCGGCCGAAGGCGATCGCGTGCTCATCGGCGCCGGCGCGACAGACGCCTTCGCCGGCAAGAGCGATCAGATCGCGACATTCCTCGCGGGCGGCTGGACCTTCCTTTCCGCGCAAGCCGGCTGGCGCGCTTATGTCGAAGCGGAATCGCTTCTGCTGCTCTATGACGGCGCGGGATGGATCGACTGCGGGCTGTCCTTGCGCCAGCTGCAAGATCTTGCGCTGCTCGGGATCGGCGCGACCGCCGACGGCGCCAATCCGCTGCTCGCCAAACTCAATGCGACGCTCTTCACCGCGAAAAGCGTCGGCGAAGGCGGCTCCGGCGATCTGCGCTTTGCGCTCAACAAGGAGAGCGCGGCGAAAACCGTCTCGCAGCTTTATCAATCCAACTATTCGGCGCGCGCCGAAACAGGATTGACCGGGGACGACAATTTCCACGTCAAAGTCTCGCCCGACGGCGCGGCATGGAAAGAGTCGATCGTCGTCGACAGCGCCACGGGCGAAGTCGCCTTTCCGAGCGGGGGGCCGACGAAGGTCCGCGTTTTCGCGTCGAGCGGCTCCTATACGCCGACGCCCGGGCTGCGTTTTGCCGAAGTGCTGCTCTTTGGCGCCGGCGGCGGCGGCGGCTCCGGGGCGCGAACGGCCTCTGGCGCCGCAGCTTCCGGCGGCGCTGGCGGCGGCGGCGGCGGGCTGGCGCGCGCACGATTCACCGCAGCCCAGATCGGCGCCTCGAAAGCGGTCGCGATCGGCGCCGGCGGCACCGGCGGCGCCGCGCAGACGACGAACTCCACGAACGGAAACGCTGGTTCCGCCGGCGGCGTCACCACGTTCGGAACGCTGCTCCACGCAGGCGCCGGGGGCGGCGGCGCGGGCGGACAGATCGGCGGCGCCTCGGGCGGCGGCGGCGCGGGCAGTCAAGCTTCGTCAGGCCTCCCAGGTTCCGGCGGAACTGGCGGCGTTGGCTCCTTTGGCGTGGGCTCGGGCGGCTCGGGGGCGGTCGGCGCCGCCGGGTCGCACGTTTTCGGCGGCGGCGGCGGCGGCGGCTGCAACGCCGCTGGCTCGACGGCGGCCACTGGAGGCTCATGCCTTTACAACGGCCCCTCCGGGGGCGGAGCCGGCGGCGGGATCACCGCAGCCAACGCCGTCGCGAACGGCGGGGCGGGCGGCGCCGTTTATGTCGCCGGATTACCCGTCATCGGCGCGGCGGGGATAGCCGCCGGCGTCGTCAATGGCGGCGTAGGCGGCTCATGGGTCGCGAGCGCCGGGCCTTTTGAACAAGGCGGCGGCGGTGGGGGCGGCGGCGCGTCCAGCCTCACCGGACCTGGCGCGGGCGGCGCCGGCGGTCTTGCTGGCGGAGGCGGCGGAGGCGGCGGCTCGGTTCAGAACGGCGCAAATTCCGGCGCTGGCGGCAGTGGCGGAGACGGCTACGCCCTCATCTTTGAATTTTTCTGA